The following are from one region of the Biomphalaria glabrata chromosome 4, xgBioGlab47.1, whole genome shotgun sequence genome:
- the LOC106078920 gene encoding inhibitor of growth protein 3-like isoform X2: MEMREKLTEMREMDLQVSNTLDTLNETVKTFFKKCMQPSVKKEWREEQFKKIKEEYYKALEDTDEKVQLANHIYDLVDRHSRRLDQELSKFKMELEADNAGITEVLEKRSLELDKPPPSLTNHKSEKRRLTHNQSSFSNHTEKKLATEVLSNLANDVVRESFGQRRPSSTSSSPAVKMFSSNSSNASGISYTLGNIGAGNPAIAAAASQAIAATQQLSQGRRTSSMKASYDLMSKNPAVLPKDISLNVTQSAPTTPEPRSQRTKKQTTKAAALAAAQQQHSTTSANASQPSTPRVTETEEMSTDVQVDEWTADPNEPRYCLCNQVSYGEMVGCDNNDCPIEWFHYGCVGLSQAPKGKWYCPQCTAAMKRRGRR; encoded by the exons ATGGAAATGAGGGAGAAGTTAACAGAAATGAGAGAAATGGATTTGCAGGTTTCAA atACTTTGGATACTTTAAATGAAACagtcaaaacatttttcaagAAGTGTATGCAACCATCAGTCAAAAAAGAGTGGAGGGAAGAGCAGTTCAAAAAGATCAAAGAG GAATATTATAAAGCTTTGGAAGATACAGATGAAAAAGTGCAACTTGCTAATCACATTTATGATCTG GTTGATAGGCATTCCAGAAGACTTGATCAAGAACTTTCCAAATTTAAAATGGAACTTGAAGCAGACAATGCAGGAATCACAGAAGTGTTAGAAAAAC GTTCATTAGAACTGGACAAGCCTCCTCCTAGTCTGACTAATCATAAATCAGAAA agcGACGACTTACACATAACCAATCGTCTTTCTCAAAtcacacagaaaaaaaacttgccACTGAGGTTTTGTCTAATCTGGCCAATGATGTCGTGAGAGAATCATTTGGTCAGAGGCGACCTAGCTCCACATCTAGTTCACCTGCAGTAAAAATGTTTAGCTCAAACTCATCCAATGCCAGTGGTATCTCATATACACTGGGCAATATAGGAGCTGGCAATCCAGCTATAGCAGCAGCTGCTTCACAAGCCATAGCTGCAACACAACAG TTATCTCAGGGTCGTCGTACATCTAGTATGAAAGCCAGCTATGACCTTATGAGCAAGAACCCAGCAGTTTTACCTAAAGATATCAGTTTAAATGTTACACAGTCTGCCCCCACTACTCCAGAGCCAAGATCTCAAAGAACAAAAAA acaAACCACTAAAGCAGCAGCATTAGCTGCGGCCCAGCAACAACATTCCACAACAAGCGCTAATGCATCCCAGCCATCTACCCCTCGGGTAACAGAAACGGAAGAAATGTCCACAGATGTACAGGTGGATGAATGGACTGCTGATCCTAATGAGCCAAGATATTGTCTATGTAACCAGGTGTCTTATGGTGAAATGGTTGGATGTGATAATAATGAT TGCCCCATTGAATGGTTTCATTATGGATGCGTTGGATTATCTCAAGCACCTAAAGGAAAATGGTACTGCCCCCAATGTACAGCAGCAATGAAAAGACGAGGGCGCCGATAA
- the LOC106078920 gene encoding inhibitor of growth protein 3-like isoform X1 produces the protein MLYLEDYLELIENLPMEMREKLTEMREMDLQVSNTLDTLNETVKTFFKKCMQPSVKKEWREEQFKKIKEEYYKALEDTDEKVQLANHIYDLVDRHSRRLDQELSKFKMELEADNAGITEVLEKRSLELDKPPPSLTNHKSEKRRLTHNQSSFSNHTEKKLATEVLSNLANDVVRESFGQRRPSSTSSSPAVKMFSSNSSNASGISYTLGNIGAGNPAIAAAASQAIAATQQLSQGRRTSSMKASYDLMSKNPAVLPKDISLNVTQSAPTTPEPRSQRTKKQTTKAAALAAAQQQHSTTSANASQPSTPRVTETEEMSTDVQVDEWTADPNEPRYCLCNQVSYGEMVGCDNNDCPIEWFHYGCVGLSQAPKGKWYCPQCTAAMKRRGRR, from the exons ATGCTTTATCTGGAGGATTATCTGGAAT TGATTGAGAATCTTCCCATGGAAATGAGGGAGAAGTTAACAGAAATGAGAGAAATGGATTTGCAGGTTTCAA atACTTTGGATACTTTAAATGAAACagtcaaaacatttttcaagAAGTGTATGCAACCATCAGTCAAAAAAGAGTGGAGGGAAGAGCAGTTCAAAAAGATCAAAGAG GAATATTATAAAGCTTTGGAAGATACAGATGAAAAAGTGCAACTTGCTAATCACATTTATGATCTG GTTGATAGGCATTCCAGAAGACTTGATCAAGAACTTTCCAAATTTAAAATGGAACTTGAAGCAGACAATGCAGGAATCACAGAAGTGTTAGAAAAAC GTTCATTAGAACTGGACAAGCCTCCTCCTAGTCTGACTAATCATAAATCAGAAA agcGACGACTTACACATAACCAATCGTCTTTCTCAAAtcacacagaaaaaaaacttgccACTGAGGTTTTGTCTAATCTGGCCAATGATGTCGTGAGAGAATCATTTGGTCAGAGGCGACCTAGCTCCACATCTAGTTCACCTGCAGTAAAAATGTTTAGCTCAAACTCATCCAATGCCAGTGGTATCTCATATACACTGGGCAATATAGGAGCTGGCAATCCAGCTATAGCAGCAGCTGCTTCACAAGCCATAGCTGCAACACAACAG TTATCTCAGGGTCGTCGTACATCTAGTATGAAAGCCAGCTATGACCTTATGAGCAAGAACCCAGCAGTTTTACCTAAAGATATCAGTTTAAATGTTACACAGTCTGCCCCCACTACTCCAGAGCCAAGATCTCAAAGAACAAAAAA acaAACCACTAAAGCAGCAGCATTAGCTGCGGCCCAGCAACAACATTCCACAACAAGCGCTAATGCATCCCAGCCATCTACCCCTCGGGTAACAGAAACGGAAGAAATGTCCACAGATGTACAGGTGGATGAATGGACTGCTGATCCTAATGAGCCAAGATATTGTCTATGTAACCAGGTGTCTTATGGTGAAATGGTTGGATGTGATAATAATGAT TGCCCCATTGAATGGTTTCATTATGGATGCGTTGGATTATCTCAAGCACCTAAAGGAAAATGGTACTGCCCCCAATGTACAGCAGCAATGAAAAGACGAGGGCGCCGATAA